One region of Oryza sativa Japonica Group chromosome 5, ASM3414082v1 genomic DNA includes:
- the LOC4338518 gene encoding uncharacterized protein, giving the protein MAVLLHPSPRSVCLAFAIAVCLLLPCCFGSKAAVEMFEKACHCFDDHNVYSECKEELRLGVEGAFHVGKESVDEYCGGPCLMETKMALQCVEEVAHDGFRFYSGASLPAVKAALDTGCSYTPDRGTFEIRERKQCGDEYYHYSHHEQTTEQQYGGYYGSEEGEYPTTTSTLPASDYCYGAGASSLGLRYSLLQMLMLFSASMVLLLLVI; this is encoded by the exons ATGGCAGTATTGCTCCATCCCTCTCCAAGAAGTGTCTGCTTGGCCTTTGCAATTGCAGTGTGTCTTTTGCTCCCATGCTGCTTTGGTA GCAAAGCTGCCGTGGAAATGTTCGAGAAGGCTTGCCATTGCTTCGACGATCACAAC GTGTACAGCGAGTGCAAGGAGGAGCTTCGGCTGGGGGTGGAGGGGGCGTTCCATGTGGGGAAGGAGAGCGTGGACGAGTACTGCGGTGGGCCGTGCCTGATGGAGACGAAGATGGCGCTGCAGTGCGTGGAGGAGGTCGCCCACGACGGCTTCAGGTTCTACAGCGGCGCCTCGCTGCCCGCGGTCAAGGCCGCGCTCGACACCGGCTGCAGCTACACTCCTGACAGAG GGACGTTTGAGATTAGGGAGCGTAAGCAGTGCGGCGACGAGTACTACCACTACAGCCACCACGAGCAGACGACGGAGCAGCAATACGGTGGGTACTATGGCAGCGAGGAGGGCGAATACCCAACTACGACTAGTACGCTTCCTGCTTCAGACTACTgctacggcgccggcgccagcaGCCTAGGCCTTCGCTACAGCCTGCTGCAGATGCTCATGCTCTTCTCCGCTTCTATGGTGCTTCTGCTGCTTGTAATATAA